From the genome of Mycteria americana isolate JAX WOST 10 ecotype Jacksonville Zoo and Gardens chromosome 12, USCA_MyAme_1.0, whole genome shotgun sequence, one region includes:
- the LOC142415994 gene encoding galanin receptor 2b-like → MTEHEDFASLAGYWNSSNSYQFSPASVIVPVVFSLIFLLGTVGNSLVLAVLLRNRQMGHNTTNLFILNLSLADFFFIVFCVPFQATIYSLEGWVFGSFICKAVHFFIYLTMYASSFTLAAVSVDRYLAIRYPLRSRELRTPHNAAAAMAVIWGLSTVFAGPYLSYYDLIEWESSYICMPGWEEWRRKVMDTSTFAFSYVIPVLVISLSYTRTIKYLWTAVDPLEDISESKKAKRKVTKMIIIVTILFCLCWLPYHVVILRYLYGDFPFNQATYAFRLLSHCMAYANSCLNPIVYALVSKHFRKGFKKVFSCLLRKKHRNKVHVVHAANIVPGFEASSTEVSQMHEENNRCELNPVSMAVPSSSSKALHIS, encoded by the exons ATGACAGAGCATGAGGACTTCGCGAGCTTGGCTGGGTACTGGAACTCCTCCAACAGTTACCAGTTCAGCCCTGCCAGTGTCATTGTCCCTGTGGTCTTctccctcatcttcctcctggGCACAGTGGGCAATAGCctggtgctggcagtgctgctgcgcAACAGGCAAATGGGCCACAACACTACCAACCTCTTCATCCTCAACCTCAGCCTGGCTGACTTCTTCTTCATTGTCTTCTGCGTGCCTTTCCAGGCCACCATCTACTCCCTTGAGGGCTGGGTCTTCGGCTCCTTCATCTGCAAGGCTGTCCACTTCTTCATCTACCTCACCATGTATGCTAGCAGCTTTACCCTGGCTGCTGTCTCTGTGGACAG GTACCTGGCCATTCGCTATCCGCTGCGATCCCGGGAGCTGCGGACCCCCCACAATGCAGCGGCTGCCATGGCTGTGATCTGGGGCCTCTCCACGGTCTTTGCTGGGCCCTACCTAAGCTACTATGACCTGATTGAATGGGAGTCCAGCTACATCTGCATGCCTGGCTGGGAGGAGTGGAGACGCAAGGTCATGGACACCAGCACATTTGCCTTCAGCTATGTCATCCCAGTGCTGGTCATCAGCCTCTCCTACACCAGGACCATCAAGTACCTGTGGACAGCAGTGGACCCCCTGGAGGACATATCAGAGTCCAAGAAGGCCAAGCGGAAGGTAACCAAGATGATCATCATTGTAACCatccttttctgcctctgctggCTGCCCTACCACGTAGTCATCCTCCGATACCTCTACGGAGACTTCCCCTTCAACCAGGCCACTTACGCCTTCCGCCTGCTTTCCCACTGCATGGCCTATGCCAACTCCTGCCTCAACCCCATCGTCTATGCCCTAGTCTCCAAGCACTTCCGCAAGGGCTTCAAAAAAGTTTTCAGCTGTCTCTTGAGGAAAAAGCACCGCAACAAGGTGCATGTGGTGCACGCTGCCAACATTGTGCCTGGATTTGAGGCAAGCTCCACTGAAGTGTCCCAGATGCACGAGGAGAATAACAGATGTGAGCTGAACCCAGTCTCCATGGCAGTCCCCTCCAGTTCCTCCAAGGCCCTTCATATTTCTTAG